The following are encoded in a window of Tessaracoccus flavescens genomic DNA:
- a CDS encoding acetylornithine transaminase: MTQQELQARYEAVMMNAFGAPKRVFERGEGIHLWDADGRRYLDLLSGLAVTGLGHAHPGVTAAITAQLGSLGHVSNFFASQPQVRLAERLAALTGHPDARVFFTNSGTEANEAAFKLTRLTGRTKVIAMEGAFHGRTMGALALTANPKYREPFEPLPGEVVFVPFGDEAALRAAADERTAAILIETVQGENGVVPVPDGFLAASRRIADEVGALLWIDEVQTGLGRCGEYLAHQADGVSADLITLAKGLGNGFPVGACIATGRAASLLQPGQHGTTFGGNPVAAAAGNAVLDALEGGVLENARATGAWLAWAIEALGHPRIEGVRGRGMLLGVVLTRDVAAQVADAALKAGYVINAPRPGVLRLAPPLIATPEDLAGFVEALPGLLDAHG, from the coding sequence ATGACCCAGCAGGAACTGCAGGCCCGCTACGAGGCGGTCATGATGAACGCGTTCGGCGCGCCGAAGCGGGTCTTCGAGCGCGGCGAGGGCATCCACCTCTGGGACGCCGACGGCAGGCGCTACCTCGACCTGCTCTCGGGCCTGGCGGTGACGGGACTCGGGCATGCGCATCCCGGCGTGACCGCCGCGATCACCGCCCAGCTCGGGTCGCTCGGGCACGTGTCCAACTTCTTCGCAAGTCAACCGCAGGTGCGGCTGGCCGAGCGGCTCGCCGCACTGACCGGGCATCCCGACGCGAGGGTGTTCTTCACCAACTCGGGCACCGAGGCGAACGAGGCCGCGTTCAAGCTGACCCGGCTGACCGGCCGCACGAAGGTGATCGCCATGGAGGGCGCCTTCCACGGCCGCACCATGGGAGCCCTCGCGCTCACCGCGAACCCGAAGTACCGCGAGCCGTTCGAGCCGCTGCCCGGCGAGGTCGTGTTCGTCCCGTTCGGGGACGAAGCGGCGCTGCGGGCCGCCGCTGACGAGCGGACGGCCGCCATCCTGATCGAGACCGTGCAGGGGGAAAACGGCGTCGTCCCTGTCCCTGATGGGTTCCTCGCGGCCTCGAGGAGGATCGCCGACGAGGTCGGCGCCCTGCTCTGGATCGACGAGGTCCAGACCGGGCTCGGCCGCTGCGGTGAGTACCTCGCCCACCAGGCCGACGGCGTCTCGGCCGACCTGATCACGCTCGCGAAGGGGCTCGGCAACGGTTTCCCCGTCGGCGCCTGCATCGCGACCGGCCGTGCGGCCTCCCTGCTCCAGCCCGGACAGCACGGCACCACCTTCGGAGGCAACCCGGTCGCGGCCGCGGCAGGCAACGCGGTCCTCGACGCCCTCGAGGGTGGGGTGCTCGAGAACGCCCGCGCTACGGGGGCATGGCTCGCCTGGGCGATCGAGGCGCTCGGGCATCCGCGGATCGAGGGCGTCCGGGGACGCGGCATGCTGCTCGGCGTCGTCCTCACCCGCGACGTGGCCGCCCAGGTCGCAGACGCCGCGCTCAAGGCAGGCTACGTGATCAACGCCCCGCGCCCCGGGGTGCTGCGGCTGGCTCCGCCACTGATCGCGACCCCGGAGGACCTCGCCGGTTTCGTCGAGGCGCTGCCCGGCCTCCTGGACGCCCATGGCTAG
- a CDS encoding arginine repressor, which translates to MASPTRAGRLATLRQLLAEARYTSQGELIDALAEEGIVVSQPTLSKDLLELGAVRQRAVGGALVYAEALEAGESAALEKLARLCAELLQSIRHAGTQILVRTPPGAAQYFASYLDLAGLPGVLGTIAGDDTVLVIATDNEAANRTVGCISEMTKSGRPAVREDS; encoded by the coding sequence ATGGCTAGCCCGACCCGTGCCGGCCGGCTCGCCACCCTGCGTCAACTGCTCGCCGAGGCCCGCTACACCTCGCAGGGCGAGCTGATCGACGCCCTGGCGGAGGAGGGCATCGTGGTCAGCCAGCCGACCCTCTCGAAGGATCTCCTCGAACTGGGCGCCGTACGCCAGCGGGCCGTCGGGGGAGCGCTCGTCTATGCGGAGGCCCTCGAGGCGGGGGAATCGGCGGCGCTGGAGAAGCTGGCCCGGCTGTGCGCGGAACTGCTCCAGTCGATCCGCCACGCGGGCACCCAGATCCTGGTCAGGACGCCGCCCGGGGCGGCACAGTACTTCGCGTCCTACCTCGACCTCGCCGGGCTCCCCGGCGTTCTCGGTACGATCGCGGGCGACGACACCGTCCTGGTGATCGCCACAGACAATGAGGCAGCCAACCGCACCGTCGGCTGCATCTCAGAAATGACGAAGAGCGGCAGGCCGGCAGTGAGGGAAGACTCGTGA
- the argH gene encoding argininosuccinate lyase, which translates to MFALSKSTQFDWRLALHDIAGSRAHAKALTAAGLLDADQAAAMDQGLAELARRVESGEFVAAESDEDVHGALERGLKEIVGDDLGGRIRAGRSRNDQIATLIRSYLREEIRLIAQDVDAVIEALAGQAEANLGAVMPGRTHLQSAQPILLSHHLLAHAWPLVRDIERLRDLDRRLSVSPYGSAALAGTSLGLSPELVAGELGFASSVPNSLDGTAARDLIAEAAYVLAQIGVDLSRLSEDVILWCTAEFGFATLSDAWSTGSSIMPQKKNPDVAELARGKAGRLIGNLTGLLATLKGLPLAYNRDLQEDKEPIFDGIDQLHVLLPAVAGMVATLTFHHDRMAEVAPRGFSLATDIADHLVREGVPFAVAHEVAGESVRYCEERDITLQDLTAEDLPRISEHLDPGVLDVLTVDGSVASRDGRGGTAPVRVAEQAVELRAVQARLREWAALG; encoded by the coding sequence ATGTTCGCTCTGTCGAAGTCGACGCAGTTCGACTGGCGGCTCGCCCTGCACGACATCGCGGGTTCGAGGGCGCACGCCAAGGCGCTGACCGCAGCCGGGCTCCTCGACGCCGATCAGGCCGCGGCGATGGACCAAGGGCTGGCCGAGCTGGCCCGCCGGGTCGAGTCGGGCGAGTTCGTGGCCGCCGAGAGCGACGAGGACGTGCACGGTGCCCTCGAGCGCGGGCTGAAGGAGATCGTGGGCGACGACCTCGGCGGGCGCATCCGCGCCGGACGCTCCCGCAACGACCAGATCGCCACCCTCATCCGCAGCTACCTGCGCGAGGAGATCCGGCTGATCGCGCAGGACGTCGACGCCGTCATCGAGGCGCTCGCCGGGCAGGCCGAGGCAAACCTCGGTGCGGTGATGCCCGGACGCACGCACCTCCAGTCGGCGCAGCCGATCCTGCTCAGCCACCACCTGCTCGCGCATGCCTGGCCGTTGGTACGCGACATCGAGCGACTGCGCGACCTCGACCGGCGGCTCTCGGTCAGCCCGTACGGCTCCGCGGCACTCGCGGGCACGTCGCTCGGCCTCAGCCCCGAGCTCGTCGCGGGCGAACTCGGATTCGCGTCGTCGGTACCGAACTCGCTGGACGGCACAGCGGCGCGCGACCTGATCGCGGAGGCCGCCTATGTGCTTGCCCAGATCGGCGTCGACCTGTCACGACTCAGCGAGGATGTCATTCTCTGGTGCACCGCCGAGTTCGGCTTCGCGACGCTTTCCGACGCCTGGTCGACGGGCAGTTCGATCATGCCGCAGAAGAAGAACCCGGATGTGGCGGAGCTCGCCCGTGGAAAGGCGGGCCGCCTGATCGGCAACCTGACCGGTCTCCTCGCGACCCTGAAGGGTCTGCCGCTCGCGTACAACCGCGACCTGCAGGAGGACAAGGAGCCCATCTTCGACGGGATCGACCAGCTGCACGTCCTGCTGCCTGCCGTCGCCGGCATGGTCGCGACGCTCACGTTCCACCACGACCGGATGGCCGAGGTGGCACCCCGTGGCTTCTCGCTTGCCACCGACATCGCCGACCACCTCGTCCGCGAGGGGGTCCCCTTCGCCGTGGCACACGAGGTGGCGGGGGAGTCGGTCCGCTACTGCGAGGAGAGGGACATCACCCTGCAGGACCTCACGGCCGAGGATCTGCCGCGGATCTCCGAGCACCTCGACCCTGGCGTGCTCGACGTGCTCACGGTGGACGGATCGGTCGCCTCGCGCGACGGGCGTGGCGGAACGGCCCCGGTCCGGGTCGCGGAACAGGCCGTCGAGCTGCGCGCCGTCCAGGCCCGGCTCCGGGAGTGGGCCGCGCTCGGGTGA
- the tyrS gene encoding tyrosine--tRNA ligase encodes MNALLEDLKWRGLIAHSTDLDALGAHLDEGSVKFYVGFDPTAKSVHTGNLVQILLAKRLQEAGHQPFMLVGGATGLIGDPKESGERVMNSKELVHEWVEQIRGQVSRFLSFEGSNAATMVNNYDWTAQMSVLDFLRDVGKHFPVNRMLARDVVARRLEAGISYTEFSYVLLQSMDYRELNRRHGITLQTGGSDQWGNIAAGVELIRRSDQKRVHAMATPLLTKADGTKFGKTESGTVWLDPELTSPYAMYQFFLNAEDAKVIDYLKVFSFRGREEIEALQQATIEAPFRREAQRALADDVTDLVHGKGEREAVVAASAALFGRGELQSLSDQTLSSVAREVGGGTFEGDATVVDALVAAGVVDSKGAARRAIGEGGAYLNNERIEDPELVLTPEQLLHGRFAVLRRGRKTVGIAERV; translated from the coding sequence GTGAATGCACTGCTTGAGGACCTGAAATGGCGTGGGCTGATCGCCCACTCGACCGACCTGGACGCGCTCGGCGCGCACCTGGACGAGGGGTCCGTCAAGTTCTATGTGGGCTTCGACCCCACTGCCAAGAGTGTGCACACCGGCAATCTCGTCCAGATCCTCCTTGCGAAGCGCCTGCAGGAGGCAGGCCACCAGCCGTTCATGCTTGTCGGTGGTGCCACCGGGCTGATCGGCGATCCGAAGGAGTCGGGCGAGCGCGTCATGAACTCCAAGGAACTCGTCCACGAGTGGGTGGAACAGATCCGTGGCCAGGTGAGCCGGTTCCTCTCGTTCGAGGGCTCGAACGCCGCGACGATGGTGAACAACTACGACTGGACCGCGCAGATGTCGGTGCTCGACTTCCTGCGCGACGTGGGCAAGCACTTCCCGGTGAACCGGATGCTCGCCCGTGACGTGGTCGCGCGTCGCCTCGAGGCCGGGATCTCGTACACGGAGTTCTCCTACGTGCTGCTTCAGTCGATGGACTACCGCGAGCTGAACCGCCGTCACGGGATCACCCTCCAGACCGGCGGCTCGGACCAGTGGGGCAACATCGCCGCAGGCGTAGAACTGATCCGGCGCAGTGACCAGAAGCGCGTGCACGCCATGGCGACACCCCTCCTGACGAAGGCCGACGGCACCAAGTTCGGCAAGACGGAGTCGGGGACCGTGTGGCTCGACCCGGAGCTCACCTCGCCGTACGCGATGTACCAGTTCTTCCTGAACGCGGAGGACGCAAAGGTGATCGACTACCTGAAGGTCTTCTCCTTCCGGGGACGCGAGGAGATCGAGGCACTCCAGCAGGCGACCATCGAGGCGCCGTTCAGGCGTGAGGCACAGCGGGCCCTCGCAGACGATGTGACCGACCTGGTGCACGGAAAGGGGGAGCGCGAGGCCGTCGTGGCCGCCTCGGCCGCCCTGTTCGGGCGAGGTGAGCTGCAGTCCCTGAGCGACCAGACGCTCTCGTCGGTGGCCCGAGAGGTCGGCGGGGGCACGTTCGAGGGTGACGCGACCGTCGTCGACGCGCTGGTCGCTGCCGGCGTCGTCGACTCGAAGGGGGCGGCCCGTCGCGCGATCGGCGAGGGTGGGGCGTACCTGAACAACGAGCGCATCGAGGACCCGGAGCTGGTGCTCACCCCGGAACAGCTGCTCCACGGACGGTTCGCGGTGCTGCGCCGCGGACGCAAGACCGTCGGCATCGCCGAGCGCGTCTGA
- a CDS encoding integrase catalytic domain-containing protein encodes MAARVEITKKYAKAYAAAPKKGKSQILDHVVEITGWNRDHARQQLVARLKQAPGRATATVAVIDRRKTKACKYSYDARLILQRVWAASGGSCGQYLAASMSDLIDAMEAEGELVPSQDRYSAEVRAELESMSAATIDRYLAPARAKDPIRGKTATKPGSLLRNSITVRKAGDEVEAEPGFFEVDTVAHCGPTLKGEFARSVNFTDMHTGWSFTYSIRNNAHLHIRTAFDHFIAQVPFAVTGIDCDNGSEFINHDLIGWAGQREVFFTRSRPYKKNDQATIESKNNHLVRRYGFYHRYDTATELALLNQLWPLVNDRLNFFTPTKKPEGWATDTVGRRKRLYDKPRSPYQRLLAAGVLNPAQETELAAYKATLKPVAMQRRITEIQQELTRLAGRKTARLEQHIAWKAPDPAGLKTRAS; translated from the coding sequence ATGGCAGCCCGAGTCGAGATCACGAAGAAGTACGCCAAGGCCTATGCCGCGGCCCCGAAGAAGGGCAAGTCCCAGATCCTCGACCACGTGGTCGAGATCACCGGCTGGAACCGTGACCATGCCCGCCAGCAGTTGGTGGCCCGGTTGAAACAGGCCCCGGGACGGGCCACCGCGACGGTCGCGGTGATCGATCGGCGCAAGACCAAGGCGTGTAAGTACTCCTACGACGCCAGGCTGATCCTGCAGCGGGTATGGGCGGCCTCGGGGGGCAGCTGCGGGCAGTACCTCGCCGCATCCATGAGCGATCTGATCGATGCGATGGAAGCCGAAGGCGAACTGGTGCCTAGCCAGGACCGTTACAGCGCCGAGGTCAGGGCCGAGCTGGAATCGATGTCGGCGGCCACGATCGACCGGTACCTCGCACCGGCGCGGGCGAAGGACCCGATCCGAGGAAAGACCGCCACCAAGCCCGGCAGCCTGCTACGAAACTCGATCACCGTGCGTAAAGCCGGTGACGAGGTCGAAGCCGAACCCGGGTTCTTCGAAGTCGACACCGTGGCCCACTGCGGCCCCACGCTGAAGGGCGAGTTCGCCCGCAGCGTGAACTTCACCGACATGCACACCGGCTGGAGCTTCACCTACTCCATCCGCAACAACGCCCACCTCCACATCCGGACCGCGTTCGACCACTTCATCGCCCAGGTCCCGTTCGCGGTCACCGGGATCGATTGTGACAACGGCTCGGAGTTCATCAACCACGACCTGATCGGCTGGGCCGGCCAACGAGAGGTGTTCTTCACCCGGTCGCGGCCTTACAAGAAAAACGATCAAGCCACCATCGAATCGAAGAACAACCACCTCGTGCGCCGCTACGGCTTCTACCACCGCTACGACACCGCCACCGAACTCGCGTTACTCAACCAGCTATGGCCGCTGGTCAACGACCGGCTCAACTTCTTCACCCCCACGAAGAAACCCGAAGGCTGGGCCACCGACACCGTAGGGCGCCGCAAACGCCTCTACGACAAGCCACGCTCCCCCTACCAGAGGCTCCTGGCCGCCGGGGTCCTCAACCCCGCCCAGGAAACAGAACTAGCCGCCTACAAGGCCACCCTCAAACCCGTCGCAATGCAACGACGCATCACCGAGATCCAACAGGAGCTCACCCGACTCGCAGGCCGAAAGACAGCCCGTCTCGAACAACACATCGCATGGAAGGCACCCGACCCCGCCGGCCTCAAAACCCGGGCCAGCTAA
- a CDS encoding integrase catalytic domain-containing protein, whose product MELTMAQRKAITTAQAKAWTKATKAEKAAILDAVVQVTGWHRDHARKMLRRAATGQMPGPRKPREAIRRYDTHVTEALVRCWAMLDGIASKRLAAALPRLLAALERLDRLDMSVEVRDQLLAMSPATMDRHLQPYRTGLIAAKGIAHTKPGSLLKSSIPLKTWAEWNDTEPGFIEIDLVGHEGGDNNGTFHYSLNATDIATGWTETCTVRSKGERIVAAGLDQLIGRFPFLILGIHSDNGSEFINHHLSRYCNLRQITFTRGRPSHSNDQAHIEQKNWSIVRRAVGYWRYDTARELDLLNHLWPAWNTRNNLLMPSQKLISKTRTGAKVTKRHDTATTPADRLLRDHPDTLTPAEHAALHDRLDTVDPIELGDQIAVIQGNLLDLAKRRGAVQRRAKRNHVYLSRTKITRASSDEATTQTKRAS is encoded by the coding sequence ATGGAGTTGACGATGGCCCAGCGCAAAGCGATCACCACGGCCCAGGCGAAGGCATGGACGAAGGCGACCAAGGCGGAGAAGGCCGCGATTCTGGACGCGGTGGTCCAGGTCACCGGCTGGCATCGCGATCATGCCCGCAAGATGCTGCGCCGCGCCGCGACCGGTCAGATGCCCGGGCCCCGCAAACCCCGAGAGGCGATCAGGCGCTACGACACACACGTCACCGAAGCATTGGTGCGGTGCTGGGCCATGCTCGACGGGATCGCCTCGAAACGTCTCGCAGCCGCCTTGCCACGGTTGCTGGCCGCGCTGGAACGCCTCGACCGACTCGACATGAGCGTCGAGGTCCGTGACCAGCTCCTGGCCATGTCACCGGCCACCATGGACCGGCACCTGCAGCCCTACCGCACCGGACTGATCGCTGCCAAAGGCATCGCCCACACCAAACCCGGCTCGTTGTTGAAGTCCTCGATTCCGCTCAAGACCTGGGCCGAGTGGAACGACACCGAACCCGGGTTCATCGAGATCGACCTGGTCGGCCACGAAGGCGGCGACAACAACGGCACCTTCCACTACAGCCTCAACGCCACCGACATCGCCACCGGCTGGACCGAAACCTGCACCGTGCGCTCCAAAGGCGAACGCATCGTCGCCGCTGGCCTCGACCAACTCATCGGCCGGTTCCCGTTCCTGATCCTGGGAATCCACTCCGACAACGGATCCGAGTTCATCAACCACCACCTCTCCCGCTACTGCAACCTGCGCCAGATCACCTTCACCCGCGGCCGGCCCTCCCACTCCAACGACCAAGCCCACATCGAGCAAAAGAACTGGTCGATCGTGCGCCGCGCCGTCGGCTACTGGCGCTACGACACCGCCCGCGAACTTGACCTCCTCAACCACCTCTGGCCCGCCTGGAACACCCGAAACAACCTGCTGATGCCCAGCCAGAAACTGATCTCGAAAACCCGCACCGGCGCGAAAGTCACCAAACGCCACGACACCGCCACCACACCAGCCGACCGGCTCCTTCGCGACCACCCCGACACGCTCACCCCAGCCGAGCACGCTGCCCTCCACGACCGCCTCGACACCGTCGACCCCATCGAACTCGGCGACCAGATCGCTGTGATCCAAGGCAACCTGCTCGACCTCGCCAAACGCCGCGGAGCCGTCCAGCGACGCGCGAAACGCAACCACGTCTACCTCTCCCGCACCAAAATCACGCGGGCATCTTCAGATGAGGCAACGACTCAAACCAAGCGGGCATCTTGA
- a CDS encoding HAD-IIA family hydrolase: MKALGEHYDAALFDLDGVIYLGPYAIDGVPDALAELRSRGVHLGYVTNNAARTPATVAEHLVELGIDAAEADVVNSTMATLRMLGDDLPTGTRILAVGTDALREQLTGAGFTLVDSLDAEPAAVVQGYHPDIAWPKLEEAALAVQRGAAWYATNPDLTRPSDRGIVPGLGTQIAVVRACVSVDPQIAGKPFRPLLDETVLRIGAEHPIFVGDRTDTDILGANNVGMDSLFVFTGAHGKHDLAAAAPEYRPTYIGYDAAALLEPPREAEFHGQRYVCGYQEVDLAEGAAYLSTRPDTRDEQLDALWAALQAAWRFEIDISAVLNSLDTLR, translated from the coding sequence ATGAAGGCCCTGGGAGAGCACTACGACGCCGCACTGTTCGATCTGGACGGCGTGATCTACCTCGGGCCTTACGCCATCGACGGAGTTCCCGACGCGCTCGCCGAGCTCCGCTCCCGTGGCGTGCATCTGGGCTACGTGACCAACAACGCCGCGCGGACGCCGGCAACCGTTGCGGAGCACCTCGTCGAGCTCGGCATCGACGCGGCCGAGGCCGATGTCGTCAACTCCACCATGGCGACGCTGCGCATGCTGGGCGACGACCTGCCGACCGGCACCCGGATCCTGGCGGTCGGTACCGACGCGCTGCGTGAGCAGCTCACCGGGGCGGGATTCACGCTCGTCGACTCGCTCGATGCGGAGCCCGCGGCGGTCGTCCAGGGATACCACCCCGACATCGCCTGGCCGAAGCTCGAGGAGGCGGCGCTCGCCGTTCAGCGGGGTGCGGCCTGGTACGCGACCAACCCGGACCTGACCCGCCCGTCCGACCGGGGGATCGTGCCCGGCCTCGGAACCCAGATCGCCGTCGTGCGCGCCTGCGTCTCAGTGGACCCGCAGATCGCGGGCAAGCCCTTCAGGCCGCTGCTCGACGAGACCGTGCTGCGGATCGGCGCGGAGCACCCCATCTTCGTGGGCGACCGCACCGACACCGACATCCTCGGCGCCAACAACGTGGGCATGGACTCGCTGTTCGTCTTCACAGGCGCGCACGGCAAGCACGACCTCGCCGCAGCGGCCCCCGAGTACCGCCCGACCTACATCGGCTACGACGCCGCCGCTCTCCTCGAGCCGCCACGCGAGGCCGAGTTCCATGGCCAGCGCTACGTGTGCGGGTACCAGGAGGTCGACCTGGCGGAGGGCGCCGCCTACCTGTCGACCCGTCCCGACACCCGCGACGAGCAGCTCGACGCGCTCTGGGCCGCGCTGCAGGCCGCGTGGCGATTCGAGATCGACATCAGCGCCGTGCTCAATTCCCTGGACACGCTTCGGTGA
- a CDS encoding TlyA family RNA methyltransferase, producing the protein MRLDLALVERGIARSRNHAAQLIADGRVTINTRPAAKPSQPVAPTDEISAEVERWVSRAAHKLLGALDDTGLQIPARVLDAGASTGGFTQVLLERGARCVHAVDVGHDQLVAELRRDPRVVVHEGLNLRDLTLDHLGGEPVDLVVGDVSFISLRLLLPRLLGVLNQDGEALLLVKPQFEVGRERLGSGGVVRDAALRREAVDAVCADAAELGWLERWRGESRLPGSAGNVEFFVRLTR; encoded by the coding sequence GTGAGGCTCGACCTCGCGCTCGTCGAGCGGGGCATCGCCCGCTCACGCAACCATGCCGCCCAGCTGATCGCCGACGGACGGGTCACCATCAACACCAGGCCTGCAGCCAAGCCGTCCCAGCCCGTCGCGCCAACCGACGAGATCTCTGCCGAGGTCGAGCGCTGGGTCTCGCGTGCCGCGCACAAACTGCTCGGCGCGCTCGACGACACCGGCCTCCAGATCCCCGCCCGCGTGCTCGACGCAGGTGCCTCGACGGGGGGCTTCACCCAGGTGCTCCTCGAGCGAGGGGCGCGATGCGTCCATGCCGTCGACGTGGGACACGACCAGCTCGTCGCCGAGCTTCGCCGGGACCCGCGGGTGGTGGTCCATGAGGGGCTCAACTTGCGCGACCTCACGCTCGACCATCTGGGGGGTGAGCCCGTCGACCTTGTCGTCGGCGACGTGTCATTCATCTCGCTTCGCCTGCTGCTGCCACGACTGCTCGGCGTGCTGAACCAGGACGGCGAGGCGCTGCTGCTGGTCAAGCCGCAGTTCGAGGTCGGGCGCGAGAGGCTCGGCTCCGGGGGCGTTGTCCGGGATGCCGCGCTGCGCCGCGAGGCGGTCGACGCCGTCTGCGCTGACGCCGCCGAGCTCGGCTGGCTCGAGCGTTGGCGAGGGGAGTCGCGTCTTCCCGGATCGGCGGGCAACGTGGAGTTCTTTGTCCGGCTCACTCGGTAG
- a CDS encoding NAD kinase: protein MKQRTVAVLVHPEREEATDKAVQFMESLDAMGFEFLVFDGDLERLSALVPDAELRALDHHPAEIAVVFGGDGTILRAAEWALPLGVPLLGVNLGHVGFLAEMEPSDLEELPSVVAERRYDVEERTTLKVEVRNPEGELTWSSPAVNEVSLEKLARERMLTVLVSVDGRPLSRWGCDGVLVSTPTGSTAYGFSAGGPVVWPDVQAILMVPLAAHALFNRPMVLSPSSAVTLDIPEDAGTGGILWCDGRRSHELEFGERVTITSNSQRVRIARLGEQPFTTRLVKKFALPVEGWRKRSEA from the coding sequence GTGAAGCAGCGAACCGTGGCCGTGCTCGTCCACCCCGAGCGGGAGGAGGCGACCGACAAGGCCGTCCAGTTCATGGAGTCGCTCGATGCCATGGGGTTCGAGTTCCTCGTCTTCGACGGCGACCTCGAGCGACTCAGCGCGCTCGTCCCCGACGCGGAGCTGCGCGCCCTCGACCACCATCCAGCCGAAATCGCCGTCGTCTTCGGCGGCGACGGCACCATCCTGCGCGCGGCGGAATGGGCGCTCCCGCTCGGCGTCCCGCTGCTCGGAGTCAACCTCGGCCACGTCGGATTCCTCGCCGAGATGGAACCCTCTGACCTCGAGGAGTTGCCATCGGTCGTCGCCGAGCGGCGCTACGACGTCGAGGAGCGCACCACCCTCAAGGTCGAGGTCCGCAATCCCGAGGGCGAGCTCACCTGGAGCTCGCCGGCCGTCAACGAGGTGTCCCTGGAGAAGCTCGCCCGTGAACGGATGCTGACCGTCCTGGTCAGCGTCGACGGGCGCCCACTCTCACGGTGGGGCTGCGACGGCGTGCTCGTGTCCACCCCGACCGGCTCGACGGCCTACGGCTTTTCTGCCGGGGGCCCGGTCGTGTGGCCGGACGTCCAGGCCATCCTGATGGTGCCGCTCGCCGCGCACGCGCTGTTCAACCGCCCGATGGTGCTCAGCCCCTCGTCGGCGGTGACGCTCGACATTCCCGAGGATGCGGGAACCGGCGGCATCCTCTGGTGCGACGGCCGGCGCAGCCACGAGCTCGAGTTCGGGGAACGCGTCACCATCACCTCGAACTCGCAGCGCGTCCGGATCGCCCGGCTCGGGGAACAGCCGTTCACCACCCGCCTGGTCAAGAAGTTCGCCCTCCCCGTCGAGGGCTGGCGGAAGCGCAGCGAGGCCTGA